In one Tripterygium wilfordii isolate XIE 37 chromosome 22, ASM1340144v1, whole genome shotgun sequence genomic region, the following are encoded:
- the LOC119991357 gene encoding phosphatidylinositol transfer protein 1-like — protein MVQIKEFRIVMPMSLEEYQIAQMYMVTKMQQQSTTSSEGVEVLQNRPFEDDVFGKGQYTSKIYRLQSKAPAWLTTFAPADALVMQEEAWNAYPRCKTVIKCPYFTRFSLTIDTIHLADSGQSENVHGLSKEQLAARQVENIDIASTAKNYWSYAIESSNVDFSKFKSARTGRGPLLEGWQERCGPVMTAYKLVTIDAPYWGFGYRLEQALLEGEKALFLESHRNCFSWIDEWFGMTMQQIREIELQSDSSFNDKVVGKLTLMAKPNSCDQRFSMDSAKTHSKMSPLDSEKHELVVDTEA, from the exons ATGGTTCAAATAAAGGAATT CCGAATTGTGATGCCCATGTCGTTGGAAGAG TATCAAATAGCTCAGATGTACATGGTGACAAAGATGCAGCAACAGAGTACAACTAGTAGTGAGGGTGTTGAAGTTTTGCAGAACAGACCCTTTGAAGATGATGTATTTGGAAAGGGTCAATACACTTCTAAAATTTATCGTTTGCAAAG CAAAGCACCGGCTTGGCTGACAACGTTTGCACCAGCCGATGCACTTGTCATGCAAGAGGAAGCATGGAATGCTTACCCAAGATGCAAAACAG TAATTAAG TGCCCTTATTTTACCAGGTTTAGTCTAACTATTGATACAATTCATCTGGCGGACAGTGGGCAGTCAGAGAAT GTGCATGGTTTAAGCAAGGAACAATTAGCAGCTCGACAGGTAGAAAATATTGATATAGCTTCTACTGCAAAAAATTATTGGAGTTACGCAATTGAAAGTAGCAATGTTGACTTCTCCAAATTTAAATCAGCAAGAACTGGTCGAGGTCCGCTTCTCGAGGGATGGCAG GAAAGATGTGGTCCAGTAATGACAGCATATAAATTGGTGACAATAGATGCACCATACTGGGGCTTTGGTTATCGTCTTGAACAAGCTTTACTGGAG GGTGAAAAGGCACTTTTCCTAGAAAGTCACCGAAATTGTTTCAGTTGGATCGATGAATGGTTTGGCATGACAATGCAACAAATACGTGAAATTGAACTCCAAAGTGATTCTTCATTTAACGAT AAAGTAGTTGGCAAGCTGACTTTGATGGCAAAACCAAATTCTTGTGACCAGAGATTTTCCATGGACAGTGCTAAAACACACAGCAAGATGTCTCCGCTTGATTCTGAGAAGCATGAACTGGTAGTTGATACAGAAGCATGA
- the LOC119990900 gene encoding interactor of constitutive active ROPs 3-like translates to MEEADKSNRKAARVFEQLEAAQATNSEMEAELRRLKVQSDQWRKAAEAAAAMLSAGNDGKFMDRIGSLESNYNPIFGEVSSHYDEDMDDDLLKKKNGNMLRKIGVLWKKPQKLKHLKALKLG, encoded by the coding sequence ATGGAAGAGGCAGATAAGAGTAACAGAAAGGCCGCAAGGGTGTTTGAGCAGCTTGAAGCAGCACAAGCAACAAACTCTGAAATGGAAGCGGAGTTGAGAAGGCTAAAGGTGCAATCTGACCAGTGGAGGAAGGCGGCAGAGGCTGCTGCTGCCATGCTTTCGGCAGGTAACGACGGCAAGTTTATGGATAGAATCGGGTCATTGGAGAGCAATTATAATCCCATTTTCGGAGAGGTAAGCTCTCACTATGATGAAGACATGGATGATGATTTgctgaagaagaaaaatgggaacATGCTAAGGAAGATTGGAGTATTGTGGAAGAAGCCGCAAAAGTTGAAGCACCTTAAGGCGCTTAAACTAGGTTAA
- the LOC119991356 gene encoding pentatricopeptide repeat-containing protein At2g27800, mitochondrial-like isoform X3, with translation MIAARKNCLSNSYSNKYFISNWCFRPPLNRSYWHFRSFSSYEHGASNLLARYSVVPCDLKLINNKLGASIHFNGTQFDPSFKIPPNACLHRYGLIPFFSLYSTKAPSRQLRRGYQGKSKSNSKPVLDEAQFQGAVSQLQPRFTNEELLSVINLQGDPVVCLELFNWASQQPRFRHDVSTYHITIRKLGTAKMYKEMDDIVNQVLAVPSVGNEALFNNIIYFFTEARKLTRAVNIFKYMKNNRKLDCRPSVRTYNILFTALLSRGSNSLINHVYMETIRSLFKQMVNDGIEPDIFSLNAMIKGYVLSLHLNDALRIFHQMGTVYSCPPNSYSYDYLIHGLCAQERTDNATALCDEMKRNGFVPSSKSYNSLVNALALNGEVDEAINFLWEMIGKRKSADFITYKTILDEICRSGRAQEAVRFLKELQEKDVVDGHTYRKLQYVLEDDFGISNGRNHFS, from the exons atgattgctgCTCGGAAAAATTGTTTGAGTAATAGTTACTCAAACAAATATTTTATCAGTAATTGGTGCTTTAGACCTCCATTGAACCGGAGTTATTGGCATTTTAGAAGCTTTTCTTCGTATGAACATGGTGCATCGAACTTGTTGGCCCGATATTCTGTTGTCCCTTGTGATTTGAAACTGATAAACAACAAATTGGGGGCTTCAATTCATTTTAATGGAACCCAATTTGACCCGAGTTTCAAGATTCCTCCAAATGCATGTTTACACCGGTATGGGTTGATTCCCTTCTTTTCATTGTACTCAACTAAAGCCCCATCAAGGCAGCTGAGGAGGGGGTACCAAGGAAAATCAAAGTCTAACAGCAAACCTGTCCTTGACGAAGCTCAATTTCAGGGAGCAGTTTCTCAGCTGCAGCCAAGATTCACTAATGAAGAACTTTTGAGTGTCATAAACCTGCAGGGAGATCCTGTGGTgtgtttggagttgttcaattGGGCGTCGCAGCAGCCTAGATTTAGGCATGATGTCTCTACTTATCACATCACGATCAGGAAGCTTGGTACAGCTAAAATGTACAAAGAAATGGATGATATTGTTAACCAAGTGCTTGCGGTTCCTTCCGTTGGCAATGAGGCTCTTTTCAACaacataatatatttttttactgAGGCTAGGAAGTTGACTAGAGCTGTGAATATATTTAAATACATGAAGAATAATAGAAAATTGGATTGCAGGCCTTCGGTTAGAACGTATAATATTCTCTTCACGGCATTATTGAGTAGAGGGAGCAATTCTCTTATCAATCATGTATATATGGAGACTATTAGATCCCTGTTCAAGCAAATGGTTAATGATGGGATTGAACCTGATATATTCTCGTTAAATGCTATGATAAAAGGATATGTTCTTTCGCTTCATCTTAATGATGCTCTGAGAATATTCCATCAGATGGGTACAGTTTATAGTTGCCCACCTAACTCATATTCCTATGATTATCTGATCCATGGGTTATGCGCACAAGAGAGAACGGATAATGCAACGGCATTGTGTGATGAAAtgaagagaaatggttttgtcCCAAGCAGCAAATCGTACAACTCACTTGTGAATGCTTTAGCTCTTAATGGGGAGGTCGATGAGGCAATCAATTTCCTGTGGGAGATGATTGGGAAACGCAAATCAGCCGATTTCATCACATACAAGACAATTCTTGATGAGATCTGCCGAAGTGGAAGAGCTCAAGAAGCAGTGAGATTTTTAAAGGAGTTGCAAGAGAAAGACGTTGTGGATGGGCATACTTACCGGAAGCTGCAATATGTTCTCGAAGATGATTTTGGAATTTCAAATGGCAGGAATCACTTCAG CTGA
- the LOC119990899 gene encoding tRNA-splicing endonuclease subunit Sen2-1-like: MKMGPRWKGKIAELKDLADPVSNIVSQLQCSLIKADACGLLSGSSVLLAVQKEQTDLFNRSCFGRPILTAEKDKQWFQLGLEEAFYLCYSLKCLKIVGGDNCPKTYQDLWEYMKSIKPTFPYFYKAYSHLRNKNWVVRTGSQYGVDFVADRHHPALIHSEYAVLVFSEEVNSMYGRLKVWSDYYCTILLCGSVAKTLLVLNINTNDDGTFYPSCFEAYSVEERTITRWSPEQCHDDQTVTANGTKSEILLELVDEPKREFEVEMNLKN; this comes from the coding sequence ATGAAAATGGGGCCACGGTGGAAAGGGAAGATCGCGGAACTCAAAGACCTTGCAGATCCTGTGTCAAATATAGTATCACAACTTCAATGTTCTCTAATCAAAGCAGATGCTTGTGGCTTGCTCTCTGGGAGCAGTGTCCTCCTTGCCGTGCAAAAGGAGCAAACTGACCTTTTTAATCGTTCATGTTTCGGCCGACCCATTCTTACCGCTGAGAAGGATAAGCAGTGGTTTCAGCTTGGTCTGGAGGAGGCTTTTTACTTATGCTATTCTCTCAAATGCCTTAAAATTGTTGGTGGGGATAACTGTCCAAAGACTTATCAAGATTTGTGGGAATACATGAAATCCATAAAACCAACATTCCCTTACTTCTACAAGGCTTATTCTCATCTGCGAAACAAAAACTGGGTGGTCAGAACAGGATCCCAATATGGTGTGGATTTCGTTGCCGACCGTCATCATCCGGCATTGATCCATTCAGAATATGCTGTTCTTGTTTTTTCAGAAGAAGTTAACAGTATGTATGGGAGATTGAAGGTATGGTCTGATTACTATTGCacaattctcctatgtggaagtGTTGCGAAAACACTGTTAGTTCTCAACATCAATACAAACGATGATGGTACTTTTTATCCATCATGCTTTGAAGCATACTCCGTTGAAGAGCGCACAATCACAAGATGGAGCCCAGAACAATGCCACGACGATCAGACAGTCACTGCAAATGGAACCAAGTCAGAAATCCTTTTAGAGCTTGTGGATGAGCCAAAGAGAGAATTTGAGGTTGAAATGAACTTAAAAAACTAA
- the LOC119991347 gene encoding uncharacterized protein LOC119991347 has product MAAKPIWMKQAEEAKLKSEAEKTAAAKAAFEATFKDMQKNEKDVVVAAAALSDSESEEAEEDLENRPIGPVDPGKCTAAGAGIAGGTACAPTTFTVVTKDADGSKVPNGGAQIKVKVSPGVGVGGSDQEGIVKDMGDGTYTVTYAAPKRGNYMVNIECNGKPIMGSPFPVFFSAGTSTGGVLGMTPSSNFPNLVNQTMPNLPNYSGSVSGAFPGLLGMIPGIVSGASGGVILPGIGASLGEVCREYLNGRCAKTDCKLNHPPHNLLMAALAGTTTMGTMSQVPMAPSAAAIAAAQAIVAAQALQAHAAQVEARAQSTKDYSGSADKAGKADALKKTVQVSNLNPILTVEQLKQLFSFCGTVVECTITDSKHFAYLEYSKPEEATAALALNNMEVGGRPLNVEMAKTLPQKPALSNSSLAASSLPMVMQQAVAMQQMQFQQALLMQQTLTAQHAANRAATMKSATELAAARAAEISKKLKADGFGTEEKEIREKSRSPSTSLAKSKSRSRSPIKYRRKSRARSRSLSRSPIPYHRRRRRSQSYSPPSHRPRFHRSRSPHRSRHHSRYDDDRRSYRDRDARVRAGRRDTDKSCERLSSLSRSSRRSVSPQRRRTNKDDADSPRHVQESSPHRGKKLSLGSSGSPRHHRRSKLSPRNDIESSPKSG; this is encoded by the exons ATGGCCGCTAAACCCATATGGATGAAGCAAGCCGAAGAGGCCAAGCTCAAGAGTGAGGCGGAGAAGACAGCTGCGGCAAAAGCCGCTTTTGAGGCCACATTCAAGGATATGCAGAAGAATGAGAAAGACGTTGTGGTGGCTGCGGCAGCATTATCTGATAGTGAATCAGAGGAAGCAGAAGAGGACCTGGAGAACAGGCCCATTGGCCCTGTTGACCCTGGCAAGTGCACTGCAGCCGGGGCTGGAATTGCGGGTGGCACAGCATGTGCCCCGACAACCTTCACTGTGGTTACAAAAGACGCGGATGGGAGCAAGGTCCCAAATGGAGGTGCGCAGATCAAGGTGAAGGTGTCGCCAGGAGTGGGTGTTGGGGGTTCGGATCAGGAAGGAATTGTCAAGGACATGGGTGATGGGACTTACACAGTCACATATGCTGCTCCAAAACGAGGTAATTATATGGTGAATATTGAATGTAATGGGAAGCCCATTATGGGCAGCCCCTTCCCGGTGTTCTTCAGTGCAGGCACTTCAACCGGAGGAGTATTGGGTATGACTCCTTCATCCAATTTTCCAAACCTAGTAAATCAAACCATGCCCAACCTGCCAAATTATTCCGGCTCTGTCTCTGGAGCATTCCCTGGATTACTGGGTATGATTCCAGGTATTGTATCGGGTGCCTCTGGTGGTGTCATATTACCTGGTATCGGAGCTTCGCTTGGGGAAGTTTGTAGGGAGTACCTCAATGGTCGCTGTGCCAAAACTGATTGTAAGTTGAACCACCCACCGCACAATTTGCTAATGGCTGCATTAGCGGGAACAACCACCATGGGGACAATGAGCCAGGTGCCTATGGCACCTTCTGCAGCTGCAATTGCTGCTGCACAGGCTATTGTTGCTGCCCAAGCCCTTCAAGCCCATGCTGCTCAAGTGGAAGCTCGTGCTCAATCAACAAAAGATTATTCTG GTTCAGCTGACAAAGCTGGAAAGGCCGATGCATTAAAGAAGACTGTGCAAGTTAGCAATCTTAATCCAATTCTCACGGTGGAACAATTAAAACAACTCTTTAGCTTTTGTGGGACAGTTGTTGAATGCACCATTACAGATTCAAAGCATTTTGCTTACTTAGAATACTCGAAACCCGAGGAAGCAACTGCTGCATTGGCATTGAACAACATGGAAGTGGGTGGACGGCCATTGAATGTTGAGATGGCGAAAACCCTTCCTCAAAAGCCTGCTCTTTCGAATTCTTCACTTGCCGCATCCTCTCTGCCAATGGTGATGCAACAAGCTGTTGCTATGCAACAAATGCAGTTTCAGCAGGCTTTACTGATGCAACAAACATTGACCGCACAACATGCAGCTAACCGAGCTGCAACGATGAAATCTGCAACAGAATTAGCTGCAGCCAGAGCTGCAGaaataagtaaaaaattaaaagctGATGGATTTGGAACTGAAGAGAAGGAAATAAGAGAAAAATCTAGGTCTCCTTCCACTTCCCTTGCAAAGTCTAAATCTAGGTCTAGATCACCAATCAAGTATCGGCGGAAATCTCGTGCAAGGTCTAGATCCTTGTCAAGATCACCCATCCCTTATCACCGGAGGCGTCGAAGGTCTCAATCTTACTCACCTCCATCCCACCGTCCTAGGTTCCACAGATCCAGGTCTCCACATAGATCTCGCCATCATTCACGGTATGATGATGATAGGAGATCATATAGAGATAGGGACGCCCGTGTTAGAGCTGGAAGAAGAGATACGGATAAATCATGTGAACGACTCTCATCTCTTTCAAGAAGCAGCAGAAGGAGTGTAAGCCCTCAAAGAAGAAGGACCAATAAAGATGATGCAGACTCACCTAGACATGTTCAAGAAAGTTCTCCGCATAGAGGAAAGAAATTATCGCTTGGTAGTTCAGGATCTCCTAGGCATCACCGAAGAAGCAAGTTGTCCCCAAGAAATGATATTGAAAGTTCCCCAAAATCAGGATAA
- the LOC119991356 gene encoding pentatricopeptide repeat-containing protein At2g27800, mitochondrial-like isoform X2, translated as MIAARKNCLSNSYSNKYFISNWCFRPPLNRSYWHFRSFSSYEHGASNLLARYSVVPCDLKLINNKLGASIHFNGTQFDPSFKIPPNACLHRYGLIPFFSLYSTKAPSRQLRRGYQGKSKSNSKPVLDEAQFQGAVSQLQPRFTNEELLSVINLQGDPVVCLELFNWASQQPRFRHDVSTYHITIRKLGTAKMYKEMDDIVNQVLAVPSVGNEALFNNIIYFFTEARKLTRAVNIFKYMKNNRKLDCRPSVRTYNILFTALLSRGSNSLINHVYMETIRSLFKQMVNDGIEPDIFSLNAMIKGYVLSLHLNDALRIFHQMGTVYSCPPNSYSYDYLIHGLCAQERTDNATALCDEMKRNGFVPSSKSYNSLVNALALNGEVDEAINFLWEMIGKRKSADFITYKTILDEICRSGRAQEAVRFLKELQEKDVVDGHTYRKLQYVLEDDFGISNGRNHFRLR; from the exons atgattgctgCTCGGAAAAATTGTTTGAGTAATAGTTACTCAAACAAATATTTTATCAGTAATTGGTGCTTTAGACCTCCATTGAACCGGAGTTATTGGCATTTTAGAAGCTTTTCTTCGTATGAACATGGTGCATCGAACTTGTTGGCCCGATATTCTGTTGTCCCTTGTGATTTGAAACTGATAAACAACAAATTGGGGGCTTCAATTCATTTTAATGGAACCCAATTTGACCCGAGTTTCAAGATTCCTCCAAATGCATGTTTACACCGGTATGGGTTGATTCCCTTCTTTTCATTGTACTCAACTAAAGCCCCATCAAGGCAGCTGAGGAGGGGGTACCAAGGAAAATCAAAGTCTAACAGCAAACCTGTCCTTGACGAAGCTCAATTTCAGGGAGCAGTTTCTCAGCTGCAGCCAAGATTCACTAATGAAGAACTTTTGAGTGTCATAAACCTGCAGGGAGATCCTGTGGTgtgtttggagttgttcaattGGGCGTCGCAGCAGCCTAGATTTAGGCATGATGTCTCTACTTATCACATCACGATCAGGAAGCTTGGTACAGCTAAAATGTACAAAGAAATGGATGATATTGTTAACCAAGTGCTTGCGGTTCCTTCCGTTGGCAATGAGGCTCTTTTCAACaacataatatatttttttactgAGGCTAGGAAGTTGACTAGAGCTGTGAATATATTTAAATACATGAAGAATAATAGAAAATTGGATTGCAGGCCTTCGGTTAGAACGTATAATATTCTCTTCACGGCATTATTGAGTAGAGGGAGCAATTCTCTTATCAATCATGTATATATGGAGACTATTAGATCCCTGTTCAAGCAAATGGTTAATGATGGGATTGAACCTGATATATTCTCGTTAAATGCTATGATAAAAGGATATGTTCTTTCGCTTCATCTTAATGATGCTCTGAGAATATTCCATCAGATGGGTACAGTTTATAGTTGCCCACCTAACTCATATTCCTATGATTATCTGATCCATGGGTTATGCGCACAAGAGAGAACGGATAATGCAACGGCATTGTGTGATGAAAtgaagagaaatggttttgtcCCAAGCAGCAAATCGTACAACTCACTTGTGAATGCTTTAGCTCTTAATGGGGAGGTCGATGAGGCAATCAATTTCCTGTGGGAGATGATTGGGAAACGCAAATCAGCCGATTTCATCACATACAAGACAATTCTTGATGAGATCTGCCGAAGTGGAAGAGCTCAAGAAGCAGTGAGATTTTTAAAGGAGTTGCAAGAGAAAGACGTTGTGGATGGGCATACTTACCGGAAGCTGCAATATGTTCTCGAAGATGATTTTGGAATTTCAAATGGCAGGAATCACTTCAG GTTAAGGTGA
- the LOC119991356 gene encoding pentatricopeptide repeat-containing protein At2g27800, mitochondrial-like isoform X1, translated as MIAARKNCLSNSYSNKYFISNWCFRPPLNRSYWHFRSFSSYEHGASNLLARYSVVPCDLKLINNKLGASIHFNGTQFDPSFKIPPNACLHRYGLIPFFSLYSTKAPSRQLRRGYQGKSKSNSKPVLDEAQFQGAVSQLQPRFTNEELLSVINLQGDPVVCLELFNWASQQPRFRHDVSTYHITIRKLGTAKMYKEMDDIVNQVLAVPSVGNEALFNNIIYFFTEARKLTRAVNIFKYMKNNRKLDCRPSVRTYNILFTALLSRGSNSLINHVYMETIRSLFKQMVNDGIEPDIFSLNAMIKGYVLSLHLNDALRIFHQMGTVYSCPPNSYSYDYLIHGLCAQERTDNATALCDEMKRNGFVPSSKSYNSLVNALALNGEVDEAINFLWEMIGKRKSADFITYKTILDEICRSGRAQEAVRFLKELQEKDVVDGHTYRKLQYVLEDDFGISNGRNHFSSCKNLGSNS; from the exons atgattgctgCTCGGAAAAATTGTTTGAGTAATAGTTACTCAAACAAATATTTTATCAGTAATTGGTGCTTTAGACCTCCATTGAACCGGAGTTATTGGCATTTTAGAAGCTTTTCTTCGTATGAACATGGTGCATCGAACTTGTTGGCCCGATATTCTGTTGTCCCTTGTGATTTGAAACTGATAAACAACAAATTGGGGGCTTCAATTCATTTTAATGGAACCCAATTTGACCCGAGTTTCAAGATTCCTCCAAATGCATGTTTACACCGGTATGGGTTGATTCCCTTCTTTTCATTGTACTCAACTAAAGCCCCATCAAGGCAGCTGAGGAGGGGGTACCAAGGAAAATCAAAGTCTAACAGCAAACCTGTCCTTGACGAAGCTCAATTTCAGGGAGCAGTTTCTCAGCTGCAGCCAAGATTCACTAATGAAGAACTTTTGAGTGTCATAAACCTGCAGGGAGATCCTGTGGTgtgtttggagttgttcaattGGGCGTCGCAGCAGCCTAGATTTAGGCATGATGTCTCTACTTATCACATCACGATCAGGAAGCTTGGTACAGCTAAAATGTACAAAGAAATGGATGATATTGTTAACCAAGTGCTTGCGGTTCCTTCCGTTGGCAATGAGGCTCTTTTCAACaacataatatatttttttactgAGGCTAGGAAGTTGACTAGAGCTGTGAATATATTTAAATACATGAAGAATAATAGAAAATTGGATTGCAGGCCTTCGGTTAGAACGTATAATATTCTCTTCACGGCATTATTGAGTAGAGGGAGCAATTCTCTTATCAATCATGTATATATGGAGACTATTAGATCCCTGTTCAAGCAAATGGTTAATGATGGGATTGAACCTGATATATTCTCGTTAAATGCTATGATAAAAGGATATGTTCTTTCGCTTCATCTTAATGATGCTCTGAGAATATTCCATCAGATGGGTACAGTTTATAGTTGCCCACCTAACTCATATTCCTATGATTATCTGATCCATGGGTTATGCGCACAAGAGAGAACGGATAATGCAACGGCATTGTGTGATGAAAtgaagagaaatggttttgtcCCAAGCAGCAAATCGTACAACTCACTTGTGAATGCTTTAGCTCTTAATGGGGAGGTCGATGAGGCAATCAATTTCCTGTGGGAGATGATTGGGAAACGCAAATCAGCCGATTTCATCACATACAAGACAATTCTTGATGAGATCTGCCGAAGTGGAAGAGCTCAAGAAGCAGTGAGATTTTTAAAGGAGTTGCAAGAGAAAGACGTTGTGGATGGGCATACTTACCGGAAGCTGCAATATGTTCTCGAAGATGATTTTGGAATTTCAAATGGCAGGAATCACTTCAG TTCATGCAAGAATCTAGGATCTAACTCCTAA